Proteins encoded together in one Synechococcus sp. A15-62 window:
- a CDS encoding CRR6 family NdhI maturation factor, protein MDPVLIDAPAIRALDLRPLEIWSTQPLDALLSQGPVLELRFDWPRAQDDPRELPECPEPRLWALRADARFPWLPLLLERDQGSLIRHVALVVPHNFSRSEGLRFDPEALELWVTHRLMVLDDLCQRELGRPMRGNLSQMAAALGYELDAGFWSLLS, encoded by the coding sequence ATGGATCCGGTTCTGATCGATGCCCCTGCCATCCGCGCCTTGGATCTACGGCCGCTGGAGATCTGGAGCACTCAGCCGCTGGATGCACTGCTCAGCCAGGGACCGGTGCTCGAGCTTCGTTTCGACTGGCCACGGGCGCAGGATGACCCACGCGAATTGCCAGAATGCCCCGAGCCTCGGCTCTGGGCCCTACGGGCCGATGCGCGCTTCCCCTGGCTGCCGCTCTTGCTTGAACGCGACCAGGGCAGCTTGATTCGCCATGTTGCCCTGGTGGTACCCCACAATTTCAGCCGCAGCGAAGGCCTCCGTTTTGACCCGGAAGCCTTGGAGCTCTGGGTGACGCATCGATTGATGGTGTTGGACGACCTCTGCCAGCGAGAGCTCGGACGCCCGATGCGGGGCAACCTCTCCCAGATGGCCGCAGCCCTGGGCTATGAGCTGGATGCGGGGTTTTGGAGTCTGTTGAGTTGA
- a CDS encoding phosphoribosylanthranilate isomerase — protein sequence MQPLRDPRPTPDLKICGITDPEQAQAIAQMGVQAIGVIGVPATPRFVEPAQRRGLFQLLEHQHPQLHRVWVVADPDDAALEEALNGAGQPSVVQLHGGESVERCQHLKQRYPRQKWWKALRVREPDDLKQLEHYAPHVDALLIDAWSADQLGGTGHRIPLDWVRETELSVPWWLAGGVSAEWVPELLSRVTPQGLDASSRLEERPGWKNLDKVQALVEAVKQG from the coding sequence ATGCAGCCCTTGCGTGATCCCCGCCCCACTCCAGACCTCAAGATCTGTGGGATCACCGACCCCGAGCAGGCTCAAGCCATCGCGCAGATGGGCGTGCAGGCGATTGGCGTGATCGGCGTACCCGCCACCCCACGCTTTGTGGAACCAGCCCAGCGCAGGGGGTTGTTCCAGCTGCTGGAACATCAGCACCCCCAGCTGCATCGCGTTTGGGTGGTGGCCGATCCGGACGATGCCGCCCTCGAGGAAGCGCTCAACGGTGCTGGGCAGCCTTCCGTGGTGCAGCTGCACGGCGGCGAGTCCGTCGAACGCTGCCAACACTTGAAACAGCGCTACCCCCGCCAGAAGTGGTGGAAAGCGTTACGGGTGCGTGAACCCGACGATCTCAAGCAGCTCGAGCACTATGCGCCCCACGTGGATGCTCTGCTGATCGATGCTTGGAGCGCCGATCAACTGGGCGGCACCGGGCACCGGATCCCTCTTGATTGGGTCCGCGAGACCGAGCTATCGGTGCCGTGGTGGCTGGCAGGAGGAGTGAGTGCGGAATGGGTTCCGGAACTGCTTAGTCGCGTTACTCCCCAGGGGCTCGATGCCTCCAGTCGGCTTGAGGAACGACCGGGATGGAAAAACCTCGACAAGGTTCAAGCCCTTGTCGAGGCTGTGAAACAGGGTTGA
- a CDS encoding SDR family oxidoreductase gives MPTALITGASRGIGCRTAELLALQGWDLLLTARSADQLEQLSDQLSSKGVSVASAAIDLTQPDGIASAMAGLLQQGETPSVLINNAGAAYTGDLMAMPIERWQWLLQLNVTSVMQVCSAVVPSMRENGGLVINISSHAARNAFPQWGAYCVSKAALASFTRCLAEEERNNGIRACTLTLGAVNTPLWDAETVQSDFDRRAMLSVDQAAETLANLAMQPSNQLIEDLTLMPAAGAF, from the coding sequence TTGCCAACGGCTCTAATCACAGGTGCGAGCCGAGGCATAGGTTGCCGAACTGCTGAGCTTCTGGCTCTCCAGGGCTGGGACTTGTTGCTCACCGCCCGTAGCGCTGATCAACTGGAGCAGCTGAGTGATCAGCTCAGCTCCAAGGGCGTCTCTGTGGCCTCTGCCGCCATCGACCTGACTCAACCTGATGGCATCGCTTCTGCGATGGCTGGCTTGTTGCAGCAGGGTGAGACCCCTTCAGTGTTGATCAACAACGCGGGGGCTGCTTACACCGGCGATCTAATGGCCATGCCGATCGAGCGTTGGCAATGGCTGCTACAGCTGAATGTCACCAGCGTGATGCAGGTTTGTTCTGCTGTTGTTCCCTCCATGCGTGAGAACGGCGGACTGGTGATCAACATCAGCAGCCATGCCGCCCGCAATGCCTTCCCTCAATGGGGTGCGTATTGCGTCAGCAAAGCTGCCTTGGCCAGCTTCACCCGCTGCCTGGCGGAAGAGGAACGGAACAACGGCATTCGTGCCTGCACCCTCACTCTTGGGGCCGTGAACACACCACTGTGGGACGCGGAAACCGTACAAAGCGATTTCGATCGTCGTGCCATGCTCTCTGTCGATCAGGCGGCAGAAACACTGGCGAATCTGGCGATGCAACCCAGCAACCAGTTGATCGAAGACCTCACACTTATGCCGGCCGCCGGCGCCTTCTGA
- the bchL gene encoding ferredoxin:protochlorophyllide reductase (ATP-dependent) iron-sulfur ATP-binding protein — MTTTLTRPTDGEGSVQVHQDPALNIQEETLVIAVYGKGGIGKSTTSSNLSAAFSKLGKRVLQIGCDPKHDSTFTLTHKMVPTVIDILEEVDFHSEELRPEDFVFTGFNGVQCVESGGPPAGTGCGGYVTGQTVKLLKEHHLLEDTDVVIFDVLGDVVCGGFAAPLQHANYCLIVTANDFDSIFAMNRIVQAIQAKAKNYKVRLGGVVANRSADTDQIDKFNERTGLRTMAHFRDVDAIRRSRLKKCTIFEMDDDDEAVQAVRNEYLRLAQNMLDKVEPLEATSLKDREIFDLLGFD, encoded by the coding sequence ATGACCACAACTCTGACGCGACCGACGGACGGCGAAGGCAGCGTGCAGGTCCACCAGGACCCGGCACTGAACATCCAGGAAGAAACCCTGGTAATCGCGGTCTACGGCAAAGGCGGGATCGGCAAATCCACCACCTCCTCAAACCTGTCAGCCGCCTTCTCAAAGCTGGGCAAGCGGGTGCTTCAGATCGGCTGCGACCCCAAGCACGACAGCACCTTCACCCTCACCCACAAGATGGTGCCGACGGTGATCGACATCCTTGAGGAGGTGGACTTCCACAGCGAAGAGCTGCGGCCTGAGGATTTCGTCTTCACCGGCTTCAACGGCGTGCAGTGCGTCGAAAGCGGCGGCCCACCGGCGGGCACGGGCTGCGGCGGCTACGTGACAGGGCAGACCGTGAAGCTGCTCAAGGAACACCATCTATTGGAAGACACCGATGTGGTGATCTTCGATGTGCTCGGCGATGTGGTGTGTGGTGGTTTCGCCGCCCCGCTGCAGCACGCCAACTACTGCCTGATTGTGACCGCTAACGATTTCGATTCAATCTTCGCGATGAATCGCATCGTTCAGGCGATTCAGGCCAAAGCCAAGAACTACAAGGTGCGGCTTGGCGGCGTTGTAGCGAACCGCTCGGCGGACACCGATCAGATCGACAAGTTCAACGAACGCACCGGCCTGCGCACCATGGCCCATTTCAGGGATGTGGATGCGATCCGGCGTTCCCGACTGAAGAAATGCACCATCTTTGAGATGGACGACGACGACGAAGCCGTGCAGGCGGTGCGCAACGAATACCTTCGGTTGGCCCAGAACATGCTCGACAAGGTGGAGCCGCTCGAGGCCACATCCCTCAAAGACCGCGAAATCTTCGACCTGCTGGGATTCGATTGA
- a CDS encoding protochlorophyllide reductase has translation MSTPGTVLITGTTSGVGLNATCALVKRGWTVITANRSPQRAAAAADELDLPKDRLKHVLMDLGDLDSVRRAVDALPERLDAVVCNAAVYKPKLKQPERSPQGYEISMATNHFGHFLLVQLLLGRLKASTHPSKRVVILGTVTANSKELGGKIPIPAPADLGDLSGFEAGFKNPVAMASGKAFKPGKAYKDSKLCNMITTQELHRRLHGDTGITFTSLYPGCVADTPLFRNTPKAFQTIFPWFQKNITGGYVSQALAGERVADVVANPDFAESGVHWSWGNRQKKDGEQFSQELSDKATDPETARRVWELSMKLVGA, from the coding sequence ATGTCCACGCCCGGCACCGTTCTGATCACCGGCACCACCTCCGGTGTGGGCCTGAATGCCACCTGCGCCTTGGTGAAGCGGGGTTGGACGGTGATCACGGCGAACCGCAGTCCGCAGCGTGCCGCGGCGGCGGCAGATGAGCTGGATCTCCCGAAAGACCGGCTCAAGCACGTGTTGATGGATCTGGGAGATCTCGACAGTGTGCGCAGGGCGGTCGATGCCTTGCCTGAGCGATTGGATGCCGTGGTCTGCAATGCAGCTGTGTACAAACCGAAGCTGAAGCAGCCGGAACGTTCCCCCCAGGGCTACGAGATTTCCATGGCCACCAACCACTTCGGCCATTTCCTGTTGGTGCAGCTGCTCTTGGGTCGGCTCAAGGCCTCCACTCACCCCTCCAAGCGGGTGGTGATCCTCGGCACCGTGACCGCCAACTCCAAAGAGCTGGGGGGCAAGATTCCCATCCCCGCTCCGGCGGACCTGGGGGATCTCTCTGGCTTTGAAGCTGGCTTCAAAAACCCCGTTGCCATGGCCAGCGGTAAGGCTTTCAAGCCAGGCAAGGCCTACAAAGACAGCAAGCTCTGCAACATGATCACCACCCAGGAGCTGCATCGTCGTCTGCACGGGGACACGGGGATCACCTTCACCTCGCTCTATCCGGGCTGTGTGGCCGACACCCCGTTGTTCCGCAACACCCCCAAGGCCTTTCAGACGATCTTTCCCTGGTTCCAGAAAAACATCACCGGTGGCTATGTCTCCCAGGCCCTGGCCGGAGAACGGGTGGCTGATGTGGTGGCCAATCCTGACTTCGCCGAATCCGGTGTGCACTGGAGCTGGGGCAACCGCCAGAAGAAGGACGGTGAGCAGTTCAGCCAGGAACTGTCCGATAAGGCCACGGATCCAGAAACAGCCCGCCGGGTGTGGGAGCTCTCGATGAAGCTCGTTGGCGCTTGA
- the folE gene encoding GTP cyclohydrolase I, which produces MTSTVPFVSNGVANGNGNKLLNPQVSARIRERLIDSGVSFLANDNIADHLQPGELDQLQVEVADKVRDLLRSLVIDIDNDHNTHETAERVAKMYLQEVFKGRYHQQPKVASFPNVKQLDEIYTVGPITVRSACSHHLVPIMGNCWIGIKPGARVIGLSKFTRVADWVFSRPHIQEEAVMILADEIEKLCEPQGLGIIIKAQHYCMKWRGVKEPQTSMVNSVVRGDFRHDPSLKQEFFELVRQQEALLST; this is translated from the coding sequence ATGACCTCCACAGTCCCTTTCGTTTCCAACGGCGTCGCCAACGGCAACGGCAACAAGCTTTTGAATCCCCAGGTTTCAGCCCGAATTCGTGAACGGTTGATCGACTCTGGAGTTTCCTTTCTGGCCAACGACAACATCGCTGATCACCTTCAGCCCGGTGAGCTGGATCAGCTTCAGGTTGAAGTTGCAGACAAGGTTCGCGACCTGCTGCGCAGCCTGGTGATCGACATCGATAACGACCACAACACCCATGAGACGGCTGAGCGGGTCGCCAAGATGTACCTCCAGGAGGTGTTCAAGGGGCGTTACCACCAGCAGCCCAAGGTGGCCAGCTTCCCCAACGTGAAACAGCTGGATGAGATCTACACCGTTGGCCCGATCACGGTGCGCTCGGCCTGCTCTCACCACCTGGTGCCGATCATGGGCAACTGCTGGATCGGGATTAAGCCGGGTGCCCGGGTGATTGGCCTTTCCAAGTTCACCAGAGTGGCCGATTGGGTCTTCTCCCGCCCTCACATTCAGGAAGAGGCTGTGATGATCCTTGCTGACGAAATCGAAAAGCTCTGTGAGCCTCAGGGTCTTGGCATCATCATCAAGGCGCAGCACTACTGCATGAAGTGGCGTGGCGTGAAGGAGCCCCAAACCAGCATGGTGAACTCAGTGGTACGTGGTGATTTCCGCCACGACCCCAGCCTCAAGCAGGAGTTCTTTGAGCTGGTGCGTCAGCAGGAAGCCCTGCTGAGCACCTGA
- a CDS encoding lipoate--protein ligase family protein yields the protein MPATGRLLPTQQADGHTQMALDAWLLKRSSGPVLRFYRWDGPWLSLGRHQRHWPEHWNDLARRGRISLVRRPSGGRAVLHAGGLTYALIWPDAPRRRQEAYRQACQWLIDGFQDLGLPLHFGSDPAGAEANNCFATATVADLVDPCGVKRVGSAQRWQNGRLLQHGEILMDSPAELWEEVFEEAAPAAAPARINRLELDQRLRQSLVQSWSHCPWKMQPLKADEVQELEVELASGSAL from the coding sequence ATGCCCGCAACCGGGCGTTTGCTCCCCACCCAGCAAGCGGACGGACACACCCAGATGGCTTTGGATGCCTGGCTTCTGAAGCGCAGCAGCGGTCCGGTTCTGCGTTTTTACCGCTGGGATGGGCCCTGGCTCTCACTGGGACGCCATCAACGCCACTGGCCTGAGCACTGGAATGATCTGGCCCGCCGCGGCCGCATCAGCCTGGTGCGACGCCCCAGCGGAGGCCGGGCCGTGCTTCATGCGGGCGGTCTCACCTACGCCTTGATCTGGCCGGATGCACCCCGGCGACGCCAGGAGGCCTACCGCCAGGCCTGCCAGTGGTTGATCGATGGCTTCCAGGATCTCGGCCTACCGCTGCACTTCGGTTCCGACCCGGCTGGTGCCGAGGCCAACAACTGTTTCGCCACGGCAACGGTGGCTGACCTGGTGGATCCGTGCGGCGTCAAACGGGTCGGTAGCGCCCAGCGATGGCAGAACGGTCGCCTGCTTCAGCACGGTGAAATCCTGATGGATTCACCTGCTGAGCTCTGGGAGGAGGTGTTTGAGGAAGCGGCACCGGCGGCGGCTCCGGCCCGGATCAACCGGCTGGAGCTGGATCAACGACTGCGCCAAAGTCTGGTTCAATCCTGGAGCCATTGCCCGTGGAAGATGCAGCCCCTGAAGGCTGACGAAGTTCAGGAGTTGGAGGTCGAGCTGGCGTCCGGCTCTGCACTCTGA
- a CDS encoding acetyl-CoA carboxylase carboxyltransferase subunit alpha, which yields MPRRPLLEFEKPLVELEQQIEQIRQLARDSEVDVSQQLQQLESLAARRRQEIFQGLTPAQKIQVARHPQRPSTLDFIQMFCDDWVELHGDRRGNDDQALIGGVGRVGDRPVMLIGHQKGRDTKENVARNFGMAAPGGYRKAMRLMDHADRFRLPILTFIDTPGAYAGLEAEELGQGEAIAVNLREMFRLRVPVIATVIGEGGSGGALGIGVADRLLMFEHSVYTVASPEACASILWRDAAKAPDAAAALRITGRDLLELGVVDEVLEEPSGGNNWAPLEAGENLRAAIERHLDQLLSLSEQQLREARYSKFRAMGRFLEKTSQDVDKAA from the coding sequence ATGCCCCGTCGCCCCCTGCTTGAGTTCGAAAAACCGCTCGTCGAGCTTGAGCAGCAGATTGAGCAAATCCGCCAGCTGGCCAGAGATTCGGAAGTCGACGTTTCGCAGCAGCTTCAGCAACTGGAGAGTCTCGCGGCCCGTCGTCGTCAGGAGATCTTTCAGGGCCTAACTCCAGCTCAGAAAATTCAAGTTGCTCGTCACCCGCAGCGTCCGAGCACGCTGGATTTCATCCAGATGTTCTGCGACGACTGGGTCGAACTGCATGGCGATCGTCGCGGTAATGACGATCAGGCCTTAATTGGCGGTGTCGGCCGAGTTGGCGATCGACCCGTGATGTTGATCGGTCATCAGAAAGGCCGCGACACCAAGGAAAATGTCGCCCGTAATTTCGGGATGGCTGCTCCGGGTGGCTACCGCAAAGCCATGCGGTTGATGGACCATGCCGATCGTTTCCGCCTGCCGATTCTCACGTTCATCGATACCCCCGGGGCCTACGCCGGCCTTGAGGCTGAAGAGCTTGGTCAGGGTGAAGCGATCGCCGTCAACCTGCGGGAGATGTTCCGCTTGCGAGTTCCGGTGATCGCCACCGTGATTGGTGAAGGCGGCTCCGGGGGTGCCTTGGGCATCGGGGTGGCGGATCGCTTGCTGATGTTCGAGCACAGCGTCTATACGGTGGCCAGCCCTGAGGCCTGTGCATCCATTCTCTGGCGTGATGCGGCCAAGGCGCCTGATGCGGCGGCAGCCTTGCGGATCACGGGTCGTGACCTGCTGGAACTTGGGGTGGTGGATGAGGTGCTCGAGGAGCCCTCCGGTGGCAACAACTGGGCACCATTGGAGGCTGGAGAAAACCTGCGGGCGGCGATCGAGCGTCACCTCGACCAACTGCTGAGCCTTTCGGAACAGCAACTGCGTGAGGCCCGTTACTCCAAATTCAGAGCGATGGGGCGGTTCCTCGAAAAAACGTCACAGGATGTCGACAAAGCCGCTTAA
- a CDS encoding site-2 protease family protein, producing MGEGWQVLKIGGIPLRLQPSWLFAVAIFTTLFQSRYATTAPVTVSWGLGLLTTLLLFSSVLLHELGHALMALREGVKVLSITLFHLGGIARVEKECPTAMGNLRIAAAGPIVSLVLAFGMLAGAAALSDTQPLATQLLSQVGLLNLMLGLFNLLPGLPLDGGLILKALVWQLSGSQQKGVQVASASGRALSMLMILLGGVLLWQGWGLNGLLLMLIGWFGLSANRSQTQMLHLQKVLRELKVEAAAGKRFRVLEADQTLRRLSKLRLTASEAEGPADWVLVCKSGRWVGWIDDQPLKLLPVQQWDQQRLEDHLRPLTELPSIASSASLVDAVPALEAASQGRLLVVSAAGLPSGTLDRMDVGDAVLKRLGVTLPPAILDEARKRNGYPLGLAMLPQMVQTMQAQSAEPDASSTSNS from the coding sequence GTGGGAGAGGGCTGGCAGGTGCTCAAGATTGGCGGAATCCCCCTGCGGCTCCAGCCCAGCTGGTTGTTTGCCGTGGCGATCTTCACCACGTTGTTTCAATCCCGCTACGCGACCACGGCCCCGGTAACGGTGAGTTGGGGGCTGGGATTGCTGACCACCTTGTTGCTGTTCAGCTCCGTGCTGCTGCATGAATTGGGCCATGCCCTGATGGCCCTACGGGAAGGGGTAAAGGTGTTGAGCATCACCCTGTTTCATCTGGGCGGCATCGCGCGGGTGGAGAAGGAATGCCCCACCGCCATGGGCAATCTGCGCATTGCGGCTGCTGGTCCGATCGTGAGTTTGGTGCTCGCCTTCGGGATGTTGGCGGGGGCTGCAGCGCTGTCGGACACCCAGCCCTTGGCCACACAGTTGTTGAGCCAGGTGGGTTTGCTGAACTTGATGCTTGGCTTGTTCAATCTCTTGCCAGGACTGCCCCTCGATGGCGGGCTGATCCTCAAGGCCTTGGTCTGGCAGCTGAGTGGCAGTCAGCAGAAAGGCGTTCAGGTGGCATCGGCGTCCGGGCGGGCTTTGTCGATGCTGATGATCCTGTTGGGCGGTGTCCTGCTCTGGCAGGGCTGGGGGCTCAACGGCCTCCTGCTGATGTTGATCGGTTGGTTCGGCTTGAGTGCCAACCGCAGTCAGACCCAGATGCTGCACTTGCAGAAGGTGCTGCGGGAGTTGAAGGTGGAGGCTGCGGCCGGCAAACGTTTCCGCGTGCTGGAGGCGGATCAGACCTTGCGGCGCCTCAGCAAGCTGCGGCTGACGGCCAGCGAGGCGGAGGGGCCTGCTGATTGGGTGCTCGTTTGCAAGAGCGGCCGTTGGGTGGGTTGGATTGACGATCAGCCCCTGAAACTCCTTCCGGTGCAGCAATGGGACCAACAGCGTCTCGAGGATCATCTACGGCCCCTCACCGAACTGCCGTCCATCGCAAGTTCGGCCTCACTGGTGGATGCGGTGCCGGCCCTGGAGGCGGCCTCCCAGGGGCGCCTGTTGGTGGTGAGTGCTGCGGGCCTTCCCTCCGGCACCCTTGATCGCATGGATGTGGGCGATGCAGTGCTGAAGCGGCTCGGGGTGACCCTGCCCCCAGCGATTCTCGATGAGGCGCGCAAGCGCAATGGATACCCCCTGGGTTTGGCGATGCTTCCCCAGATGGTGCAGACGATGCAGGCTCAGAGTGCAGAGCCGGACGCCAGCTCGACCTCCAACTCCTGA
- a CDS encoding sulfite exporter TauE/SafE family protein, with the protein MVPWWDVPILIALGLLAGGLAGLLGIGGGLIFAPLLLWLDLPPHQALATSSFAIVPTALAGTITHLRQGRLPTRPGLAIGLAAFGSALLFGGLAGLAAGWILLAMQTLMYIVLAFCVRERPETDVNDDVDDSSAPQLAGVGCIAGWTAGMLGLGGGLVMVPLMSGPMSVPIHQAVRLSTVAVLCSASAASLQFLHEGRGVPLMGLLLGAVAATAAQWTASRLDQFDAALLVRCLRGLAIILAIDSSRRALQLWLS; encoded by the coding sequence ATGGTGCCCTGGTGGGATGTGCCGATCCTGATCGCCCTGGGCCTGCTTGCGGGGGGCTTGGCCGGGCTGTTGGGGATCGGCGGTGGCTTGATCTTTGCCCCGCTCCTGCTCTGGCTTGATCTCCCGCCCCATCAGGCCCTGGCCACCAGCAGTTTCGCCATTGTGCCCACTGCTTTGGCGGGCACCATCACCCATCTGCGCCAGGGGCGGCTGCCGACCCGGCCGGGACTCGCCATCGGCTTGGCAGCCTTTGGCTCGGCACTGCTGTTCGGTGGTTTGGCCGGTTTGGCAGCGGGCTGGATTCTGCTGGCGATGCAGACGCTGATGTACATCGTGCTGGCGTTCTGCGTTCGCGAACGGCCCGAGACGGATGTCAATGATGACGTTGATGACAGCAGCGCACCGCAGTTGGCTGGTGTGGGCTGCATCGCCGGCTGGACCGCTGGGATGTTGGGCTTGGGCGGGGGGCTGGTGATGGTGCCCCTGATGAGCGGTCCGATGTCTGTTCCGATTCATCAGGCCGTGCGGCTGAGCACTGTGGCGGTGCTTTGCTCGGCCAGCGCAGCATCCCTGCAGTTCCTGCATGAAGGACGCGGCGTTCCTCTGATGGGCCTGCTGCTGGGGGCGGTGGCAGCGACCGCTGCGCAGTGGACGGCCAGCCGTCTCGATCAGTTTGATGCGGCCCTACTCGTGCGCTGCCTGCGGGGGCTCGCCATCATCCTGGCGATCGACAGCTCCAGGCGGGCCCTGCAGCTTTGGTTGAGCTGA
- a CDS encoding long-chain acyl-[acyl-carrier-protein] reductase, giving the protein MFGLIGHSTSFEAARRKAMELGFDHIADGDLDVWCSAPPQLVEHVKVTSPVGTTIEGAYIDSCFVPEMLSRFKTARRKVLNAMELAQKKGINITALGGFTSIIFENFNLLQHQTVRSTTLDWQRFTTGNTHTAWVICRQVENNAPTLGIDLSKAKVAVVGATGDIGSAVCRWLQARTGVGELLLVARQQQPLLDLQQELGGGRILSLDEALPEADVVVWVASMPRTLEIDQDSLKKPCLMIDGGYPKNLNTKVAGGGIHVLKGGIVEFCRDIGWSMMAIAEMERPQRQMFACFAEAMLLEFERCHTNFSWGRNNITLEKMDFIGAASVRHGFSTLNLHPNLQATAA; this is encoded by the coding sequence ATGTTTGGTCTGATCGGACATTCAACGAGTTTTGAGGCTGCCCGCCGCAAGGCGATGGAACTCGGGTTCGATCACATCGCCGATGGTGATTTAGATGTGTGGTGCAGTGCACCTCCGCAGCTCGTTGAGCACGTGAAAGTCACTAGTCCTGTAGGAACGACCATCGAGGGTGCCTACATCGACTCCTGCTTCGTGCCCGAGATGCTGAGCCGCTTCAAAACGGCCCGGCGCAAGGTTCTTAACGCGATGGAACTTGCCCAGAAGAAGGGCATCAACATCACTGCCCTGGGCGGCTTCACCTCGATCATTTTCGAGAATTTCAACCTCCTGCAGCACCAGACAGTGCGGAGCACCACCCTGGATTGGCAGCGGTTCACCACCGGAAACACCCACACGGCCTGGGTGATCTGCCGTCAGGTGGAGAACAACGCTCCAACCCTTGGCATTGACCTCAGCAAAGCCAAGGTGGCCGTAGTAGGTGCCACTGGTGATATCGGCTCAGCCGTCTGTCGTTGGCTGCAGGCACGCACCGGAGTTGGTGAGCTGCTGCTAGTGGCGCGTCAGCAGCAACCGCTGCTCGATCTTCAGCAGGAACTGGGAGGTGGACGAATTCTGTCGCTCGATGAAGCCCTGCCTGAGGCCGATGTGGTCGTCTGGGTGGCGAGCATGCCCCGCACCCTTGAGATCGATCAAGACAGCCTCAAGAAGCCCTGTTTGATGATTGATGGGGGCTATCCCAAAAATCTCAATACCAAGGTCGCCGGTGGTGGCATCCACGTTCTCAAGGGTGGAATCGTTGAGTTCTGCCGCGACATCGGCTGGTCGATGATGGCCATCGCCGAGATGGAGCGGCCGCAGCGCCAGATGTTTGCCTGCTTTGCCGAAGCCATGCTGCTCGAGTTTGAGCGCTGCCATACCAACTTCAGCTGGGGACGCAACAACATCACCCTCGAGAAGATGGATTTCATTGGTGCGGCATCGGTCCGCCATGGGTTCAGCACCTTGAACCTCCATCCCAACCTGCAGGCCACCGCTGCCTGA
- the psaM gene encoding photosystem I reaction center subunit XII — METVLSAPEVFIALVVAAHAAVLALRLSISLYEA, encoded by the coding sequence ATGGAAACCGTTCTGTCTGCACCTGAGGTGTTCATTGCCCTCGTGGTGGCTGCCCATGCCGCTGTTCTGGCCCTTCGTCTCTCCATCAGCCTTTACGAGGCCTGA
- a CDS encoding aldehyde oxygenase (deformylating), whose translation MTTLNAPEAPVLEGQDALPDFTTAAYKDAYSRINAIVIEGEQEAHDNYISLGTLIPEQAEELKRLARMEMKHMKGFTSCGRNLGVEADLPFAKKFFEPLHGNFQAALKEGKVVTCLLIQALLIEAFAISAYHIYIPVADPFARKITEGVVKDEYTHLNYGQEWLKANFEASKDELFEANKANLPLIRSMLEDVAADAAVLHMEKEDLIEDFLIAYQEALGEIGFTSRDIARMAAAALAV comes from the coding sequence ATGACTACCCTCAATGCACCTGAAGCACCCGTGCTGGAGGGCCAGGACGCACTGCCGGATTTCACGACTGCTGCCTACAAGGACGCTTACAGCCGGATCAACGCCATCGTGATCGAGGGCGAGCAGGAAGCCCACGACAACTACATCTCCCTTGGAACACTGATCCCCGAGCAGGCCGAGGAGCTCAAGCGTCTGGCACGGATGGAGATGAAGCACATGAAGGGCTTCACATCCTGCGGTCGCAACCTTGGCGTTGAAGCCGATCTGCCTTTCGCCAAGAAGTTCTTCGAACCCCTTCACGGCAATTTTCAGGCTGCTCTCAAAGAGGGCAAGGTGGTCACTTGCCTGCTGATTCAGGCCTTGTTGATCGAAGCATTCGCCATTTCCGCGTATCACATCTATATCCCTGTGGCCGATCCCTTCGCCCGCAAAATCACTGAGGGTGTGGTGAAGGATGAGTACACCCACCTCAATTACGGCCAGGAATGGCTGAAGGCCAACTTCGAGGCCAGCAAAGATGAGCTTTTTGAGGCCAACAAAGCCAATCTTCCACTCATCCGCTCGATGCTCGAAGACGTGGCTGCTGATGCTGCTGTCCTTCACATGGAGAAGGAAGACCTGATCGAAGACTTCTTGATCGCTTATCAGGAAGCTTTGGGTGAAATCGGCTTCACCTCCCGCGACATCGCCCGCATGGCAGCAGCAGCGCTTGCTGTTTGA